In Candidatus Methylomirabilota bacterium, the following proteins share a genomic window:
- a CDS encoding S41 family peptidase, with translation MRAGKPVTKAFLAAAVLVVLTLSLGGTSASKAVDPASTYEHLKLFTDVLAIIQNQYVDETEPREIIYGAVRGMLKALDPHSAFLDPESYREMQVETSGSFGGLGIEITIRDDQLTVVAPIEGTPAHRAGVQPGDKIMKIEGLATKDMTLVDAVKRMRGPKGTKVTITILREGSKELQDISVTREIIQVQSIKSQEIEPGLGYVRIRQFQERTARDLEAGIEKLEKTGRFAGLIVDLRNNPGGLLSSAVEVTEKFLGDGKLVVYTEGRVRNQNMRFVAHAKHAITDVPLVILVNQGSASASEIVAGAIQDHGRGVVLGTQTFGKGSVQTIIPLSDGSGLRLTTAKYFTPKGRSIHGKGISPDIVIEPPKEDPTVKPPTSPLSETEQQKRDIQLQRALDILKASRILDKTRPTAKAS, from the coding sequence ATGCGCGCCGGTAAGCCGGTCACCAAAGCATTTCTCGCGGCCGCCGTCCTGGTGGTGCTCACGCTCTCGCTCGGCGGGACCTCGGCCTCCAAGGCCGTCGACCCCGCCTCGACATACGAGCACCTCAAGCTCTTCACCGATGTGCTCGCCATCATCCAGAATCAGTACGTCGACGAGACCGAGCCCCGCGAGATCATCTACGGGGCGGTCCGGGGGATGCTCAAGGCCCTGGATCCGCACTCGGCGTTTCTCGACCCCGAGAGCTATCGCGAGATGCAGGTCGAGACGTCGGGGAGCTTCGGGGGGCTCGGCATCGAGATCACCATCCGGGACGACCAGCTGACCGTCGTCGCCCCGATCGAGGGGACGCCGGCCCATCGCGCCGGGGTCCAGCCGGGCGACAAGATCATGAAGATCGAGGGTCTCGCGACCAAGGACATGACGCTGGTGGACGCCGTCAAGCGCATGCGCGGCCCCAAGGGGACGAAGGTCACCATCACGATCCTGCGGGAGGGCTCCAAGGAGCTGCAGGACATCTCGGTGACCCGGGAGATCATCCAGGTTCAGAGCATCAAGTCCCAGGAGATCGAGCCGGGCCTGGGCTACGTCCGGATCCGGCAGTTCCAGGAGCGAACCGCCCGCGACCTCGAGGCGGGGATCGAGAAGCTCGAGAAGACCGGTCGCTTCGCGGGGCTCATCGTGGACCTCCGCAACAACCCGGGCGGCCTCCTCTCCTCGGCCGTCGAAGTGACCGAGAAGTTCCTCGGCGACGGCAAGCTCGTCGTCTACACGGAAGGGCGGGTTCGGAACCAGAACATGCGCTTCGTCGCCCACGCCAAGCACGCCATCACCGACGTGCCGCTCGTCATCCTGGTGAACCAGGGCTCGGCGTCGGCGTCCGAGATCGTGGCCGGGGCCATCCAGGACCACGGGCGCGGCGTCGTGCTGGGGACCCAGACGTTCGGGAAGGGGTCGGTGCAGACGATCATCCCGCTGTCGGACGGATCGGGTCTCCGCCTGACCACGGCGAAGTACTTCACCCCGAAGGGGCGCTCGATCCACGGCAAGGGGATCTCGCCCGACATCGTCATCGAGCCGCCGAAGGAAGACCCCACGGTGAAGCCGCCCACCTCGCCGCTGTCGGAGACGGAACAGCAGAAGCGGGACATCCAGCTCCAGCGGGCGCTCGACATCCTGAAGGCGTCACGGATCCTCGACAAGACCCGGCCGACCGCCAAGGCGAGCTAG
- the tsaD gene encoding tRNA (adenosine(37)-N6)-threonylcarbamoyltransferase complex transferase subunit TsaD — translation MMLVLGIETSCDETAAAVLADGALRSNVVFSQDAIHRSYGGVVPELASRRHLEVVLPVVQNALADAGLGLGDLDGIAVTHGPGLVGSLLVGLSVAKGFAYARRLPFVGINHLEGHIFAGFLEEPRPSHPFLALVVSGGHTALYACPEPLAYRLIGQTRDDAAGEAFDKVAKLLGLGYPGGPIVERTARDGDPRSIAFPVAEIRDGAPDFSFSGLKTAVSLYVRRHGPLTPGLTADICASFQATAVKMLVRKTIRAASRLGIRRILLTGGVAANRALRERLETECAERGYAWSAPALRFCTDNAAMIAAAGAARLSRGERADLTLNAHATLPLA, via the coding sequence ATCATGCTGGTGTTGGGCATCGAGACCTCGTGTGACGAGACGGCCGCCGCCGTGCTGGCGGACGGCGCGCTGCGCTCGAACGTCGTCTTCTCGCAAGACGCGATCCATCGGAGCTACGGAGGCGTCGTGCCCGAGCTGGCGTCGCGGCGCCACCTGGAGGTCGTGCTGCCCGTCGTCCAGAACGCGCTGGCGGACGCCGGCCTGGGCCTCGGGGACCTCGACGGGATCGCGGTGACGCACGGGCCGGGCCTCGTCGGGTCGCTTCTGGTGGGCCTGTCGGTCGCCAAGGGCTTCGCCTATGCCCGGCGGCTTCCCTTCGTCGGCATCAACCATCTCGAAGGACACATCTTCGCGGGCTTCCTGGAGGAGCCCCGGCCGAGTCACCCGTTCCTCGCCCTCGTCGTCTCGGGCGGGCACACCGCGCTCTATGCCTGCCCCGAGCCGCTCGCCTACCGCCTGATCGGCCAGACACGAGACGATGCGGCCGGCGAGGCCTTCGACAAGGTGGCGAAGCTCCTCGGCCTGGGATATCCCGGAGGCCCGATCGTCGAGCGCACCGCGCGGGACGGCGACCCGCGGTCGATCGCCTTTCCCGTGGCCGAGATCCGCGACGGCGCGCCGGACTTTTCGTTCTCGGGACTCAAGACCGCGGTGAGCCTCTACGTGCGCCGGCACGGCCCCCTCACCCCGGGGCTGACCGCCGACATCTGCGCGTCCTTCCAGGCGACCGCCGTCAAGATGCTCGTGCGCAAGACGATCCGCGCCGCCAGTCGCCTCGGCATCCGCCGGATTCTCCTGACGGGCGGCGTGGCCGCCAACCGCGCCCTCCGGGAGAGGCTCGAGACCGAGTGCGCCGAGCGCGGCTACGCCTGGAGCGCGCCCGCGCTGCGCTTCTGCACCGACAACGCCGCGATGATCGCGGCCGCGGGCGCCGCGCGCCTTTCCCGTGGCGAGCGGGCGGATCTCACGCTCAACGCCCACGCCACGCTGCCCCTCGCGTGA
- a CDS encoding ATP-binding protein, with translation MSAPVSPNPASPSSPDYGRLLASLPDAVIGVRPDLTVFLWNAAAEALVGRAATRAVGRALGDLFGSEARLVRHLAETLRLAEGRAEAESGIELADGRIVPVSLQTAPIHGLAGGLTGAVAVLRDLSRLKALEAEVRRGERLAALGQMALALAHEIRNPLGAIRGVAQLLQTELGESSYREHLAVMLGEIDRVNRVMEALLDLGRPMRFTFGAVNLHQLLERVCLLAEPAARAQDVQIVRRYDPSLPALWADEDRLTQVFQNLVQNGIEAMPGGGRLTLTTRMSMDPVYGKVDPGTGPRPLVEVAVQDEGEGIPEALRDRVFDPFVTTKPRGLGLGLALAHRIVEEHRGALRVTSTPGKGTTFACHLAIAPTGSPGGVA, from the coding sequence GTGAGCGCCCCCGTCTCGCCGAATCCGGCCAGCCCCTCGAGCCCGGACTACGGGCGTCTCCTGGCGAGCCTGCCGGATGCCGTCATCGGGGTCCGACCGGACCTCACGGTGTTCCTGTGGAATGCCGCCGCCGAGGCGCTCGTCGGGCGCGCCGCCACCCGCGCGGTGGGGCGCGCGCTCGGCGATCTCTTCGGCTCCGAGGCCCGGCTCGTCCGGCACCTCGCCGAGACACTGCGCCTGGCCGAGGGCCGGGCGGAGGCCGAATCGGGGATCGAGCTGGCCGACGGGCGGATCGTGCCCGTGAGTCTCCAGACGGCCCCGATCCACGGGCTGGCGGGCGGCCTCACGGGGGCGGTGGCCGTCCTGCGGGACCTCTCCCGGCTCAAAGCGCTCGAAGCGGAGGTGCGGCGAGGGGAGCGCCTGGCCGCCCTCGGTCAGATGGCGCTGGCCCTCGCCCACGAGATCCGGAATCCCCTCGGGGCGATCCGCGGGGTGGCCCAGCTCCTCCAGACCGAGCTCGGGGAGAGCTCTTACCGGGAGCATCTGGCCGTCATGCTCGGGGAGATCGACCGCGTCAACCGGGTCATGGAGGCGCTTCTCGACCTCGGCCGCCCGATGCGCTTCACCTTCGGCGCCGTGAACCTCCATCAGCTGCTCGAGCGGGTCTGCCTCCTCGCCGAGCCCGCCGCGCGCGCCCAGGACGTCCAGATCGTCCGGCGGTACGATCCGAGCCTACCGGCCTTGTGGGCGGACGAGGACCGGCTCACCCAGGTCTTCCAGAATCTCGTCCAGAACGGGATCGAGGCCATGCCGGGGGGCGGCCGGCTGACCCTGACGACGCGGATGTCGATGGACCCCGTGTACGGCAAGGTGGACCCGGGGACGGGGCCGCGCCCGCTGGTCGAGGTGGCCGTCCAGGACGAGGGCGAAGGGATTCCCGAGGCGCTGCGGGACCGGGTGTTCGACCCCTTCGTCACCACCAAGCCGCGCGGCCTCGGCCTCGGCCTCGCGCTCGCCCACCGCATCGTCGAGGAGCACCGGGGTGCCCTGCGCGTCACCAGCACCCCCGGCAAGGGCACCACGTTCGCCTGCCATCTGGCCATCGCCCCGACCGGGAGCCCGGGAGGAGTCGCGTGA
- a CDS encoding sigma-54 dependent transcriptional regulator produces the protein MSDGEKAAGARILVADDEPAIRWLLERLLRQAGHAVTVVEDGQAALRAARAEPYDLAFVDIRMPGLDGLEALSRLRTETPDTGVIVMTAHGSVRAAVEAMQRGAYDYLAKPFDNDEVLLLVERALSAQALAREVVELRTGIQEVWEFGALVGKSPRMQEVYKTIGRIAGTDVTVLLQGESGTGKEVVARAVHHYSRRAGKPFVAVSCAAIPGTLLESELFGHERGAFTDAHQRRLGKFELASGGTVYLDEVGDLGPELQPKLLRVLQEREFERVGGGEPIRVDVRVVAATNRDLDGLIKEGRFREDLYYRLNVVTLTLPPLRERREDIPFLVDHFLAKYAGDLGERALAAEALDRLKAYVWPGNVRELENVIQHAMVMAQGGVILPEHLPVATGPVAPPPKEGTLEQLIHEKLEECVRGLGARESANLYELVLGLVERPLLRAVLRETGGNQLRAAALLGINRNTLRKKLRALGLKAEGEE, from the coding sequence GTGAGCGACGGCGAGAAGGCGGCCGGCGCCCGCATCCTGGTGGCGGACGACGAGCCGGCGATCCGCTGGCTGCTCGAGCGGCTCCTCCGCCAGGCGGGCCACGCCGTCACCGTGGTCGAGGACGGGCAGGCCGCGCTGCGCGCCGCCCGGGCGGAGCCGTACGACCTGGCGTTCGTCGACATCCGCATGCCGGGCCTCGATGGCCTCGAAGCGCTCTCGCGACTCCGGACCGAGACCCCGGACACGGGCGTCATCGTCATGACCGCGCACGGGAGCGTGCGCGCGGCCGTCGAAGCCATGCAGCGGGGCGCCTACGATTACCTCGCCAAGCCCTTCGACAACGACGAGGTGCTCCTCCTCGTCGAACGCGCGCTCTCCGCCCAGGCGCTCGCCCGCGAGGTGGTCGAGCTCCGAACCGGCATCCAGGAGGTGTGGGAGTTCGGGGCACTCGTGGGGAAATCGCCGCGGATGCAGGAGGTCTACAAGACGATCGGGCGCATCGCGGGGACCGACGTGACGGTGCTCCTCCAGGGAGAGTCCGGGACCGGGAAGGAGGTCGTGGCGCGGGCGGTCCACCACTACAGTCGCCGGGCCGGGAAGCCCTTCGTCGCCGTCTCCTGCGCGGCCATCCCGGGGACGCTGCTCGAATCCGAGCTGTTCGGCCACGAGCGGGGAGCCTTCACCGACGCCCACCAGCGCCGCCTCGGCAAGTTCGAGCTCGCCAGCGGCGGGACTGTCTACCTCGACGAGGTCGGCGACCTGGGGCCGGAGCTCCAGCCGAAGCTCCTGCGCGTCCTGCAGGAGCGCGAGTTCGAACGGGTCGGCGGCGGCGAGCCGATCCGGGTCGACGTACGCGTGGTCGCCGCCACCAACCGGGATCTGGACGGCCTGATCAAGGAGGGGCGCTTCCGCGAGGACCTCTACTATCGGCTCAATGTGGTGACGCTGACCCTGCCGCCGCTCCGGGAGCGCCGCGAGGACATCCCGTTCCTGGTGGACCACTTCCTCGCCAAGTACGCGGGCGACCTCGGAGAGCGTGCCCTGGCGGCCGAAGCCCTCGACCGGCTCAAGGCCTACGTCTGGCCGGGGAACGTGCGGGAGCTCGAGAACGTGATCCAGCACGCGATGGTCATGGCGCAGGGCGGCGTGATCCTGCCCGAGCACCTCCCGGTCGCGACCGGCCCGGTGGCGCCGCCGCCGAAGGAAGGCACGCTCGAGCAGCTCATCCACGAGAAGCTCGAGGAGTGCGTCCGGGGCCTCGGCGCCCGCGAGTCGGCGAACCTCTACGAGCTGGTGCTGGGGCTGGTCGAGCGCCCCCTCCTGCGCGCCGTCCTCCGGGAGACCGGCGGCAACCAGCTCCGGGCCGCGGCGCTCCTCGGGATCAACCGGAACACGCTCCGGAAGAAGCTCCGGGCCCTGGGCCTCAAGGCGGAAGGAGAGGAGTAG
- a CDS encoding divergent polysaccharide deacetylase family protein, protein MASRVTVRLLGLVVAGLVVALAVGVVVLDRRQAARGAPSLFVLPWRAAGPAVARPSPPRSRSPGRVAVLVDELGTRADVVERLLALGRPVTLAVLPGLPLSRRIARDAARAGLEVWLQVPLEPYRFPESDPGPGVLLVSMPPDEVGRWTRQHLQSVPGAVGVVTRMGSRFTEDRVRMQALLEPVRAQGLFFLDSFTTHRSVGYDLARMLGVPAARRQVFLDPDESEATARARLHEVERWAERRGSVIAIAHGRLLTLRLLEEALPRWEARGFRIVPVSELVDRAGAAGPEGRPARKADHAGVGHRDLV, encoded by the coding sequence GTGGCGTCCCGGGTGACGGTGCGCCTGCTGGGGCTCGTCGTGGCGGGGCTCGTGGTGGCGCTCGCCGTTGGCGTGGTCGTCCTCGACCGCCGGCAGGCCGCGCGCGGGGCACCGTCCCTGTTCGTCCTCCCCTGGCGCGCCGCGGGGCCCGCGGTCGCGCGGCCGTCCCCCCCGCGGTCCCGGTCCCCCGGGCGGGTGGCCGTCCTCGTCGACGAGCTCGGGACTCGCGCGGACGTCGTCGAGCGCCTGCTGGCGCTGGGCCGGCCCGTCACGCTGGCAGTGCTGCCGGGACTCCCGCTCTCGCGACGGATTGCCCGGGACGCGGCGCGGGCCGGGCTCGAGGTGTGGCTCCAGGTGCCGCTGGAACCGTACCGGTTCCCGGAATCCGATCCGGGTCCGGGCGTACTGCTCGTCTCGATGCCACCGGACGAGGTGGGTCGGTGGACCCGCCAGCACCTCCAGAGCGTGCCGGGGGCGGTCGGGGTCGTGACGCGCATGGGCTCGCGGTTCACCGAGGATCGGGTCCGGATGCAGGCGTTGCTCGAGCCGGTGCGGGCCCAGGGGCTCTTCTTCCTGGACAGCTTCACGACGCACCGGAGCGTCGGCTACGACCTGGCCCGGATGCTCGGCGTCCCTGCCGCCCGGCGGCAGGTGTTCCTCGACCCTGACGAGAGCGAGGCGACCGCCCGGGCCCGGCTCCACGAGGTCGAGCGCTGGGCCGAGCGGCGGGGCTCCGTGATCGCCATCGCCCACGGGCGGCTCCTGACGCTGCGCCTCCTGGAGGAGGCGCTCCCGCGCTGGGAGGCCCGCGGCTTCCGCATCGTCCCCGTCTCGGAGCTCGTCGACCGGGCGGGAGCGGCCGGCCCCGAAGGACGCCCGGCTCGGAAAGCGGATCATGCTGGTGTTGGGCATCGAGACCTCGTGTGA